A portion of the Thunnus maccoyii chromosome 20, fThuMac1.1, whole genome shotgun sequence genome contains these proteins:
- the LOC121886649 gene encoding cerebellar degeneration-related protein 2-like, with product MLTDMIVEEEFEIKEEEPWYDKQDLEHDLQLAAELGKTLLERNRELEQGLQQMYSNNQEQLQEIEYLTKQVDLLRQVNDQHAKVYEQLDVSARELEQNNHKLSLDNRTAQQKIQGLTETVELLQTQVEELQHQVEDMKLSPSQPQKPPHREMWSPRGTQSVSCLKELQNRYSEYDPDEPSDPESSDVSWREEEQASLRQSLRTLQTQFASERARREEAEREAELLAGENAALEQQLAGMKACQERVSELEREAEELRQLWKSESSTRSTRSNLLHGLLSDSMLLNPEEENEGEAAAKSPRALKRWDSERLIKLTQIPDSPDRIYDHECSCVRRAEVVKYRGISLLNEVDAQYSALQVKYDELLRRFHLGLQDEEEEEEQDGQTHKSVQTASLASACPALADMEDFEDDFHQPEYKELFREIFSRIQKTKEDLIENRGRPSAGGVMPILH from the exons ATGCTGACAGACATGATCGTGGAGGAAGAATTTGAGATCAAGGAGGAGGAACCGTGGTACGACAAGCAAGACCTTGAGCATG ACCTGCAGTTGGCAGCCGAGCTCGGGAAGACTCTCCTGGAGAGGAACCGGGAGCTGGAGCAGGGCCTGCAGCAGATGTACTCCAACAACCAGGAACAACTGCAAGAGATCGAG TACCTGACAAAGCAGGTGGACCTCCTCAGGCAGGTCAACGACCAGCATGCTAAGGTGTACGAGCAGCTGGACGTGTCGGCCAGAGAGCTGGAACAGAACAACCACAAACTGTCTCTGGACAACAGGACGGCCCAGCAGAAGATCCAGGG gCTGACAGAAACCGTGGAGCTGCTGCAGACGCAGGTGGAGGAGCTGCAACATCAGGTTGAAGACATGAAGTTGAGTCCTTCTCAGCCTCAGAAGCCTCCGCACAGAGAGATGTGGTCACCTCGCGGCACTCAGAGCGTGTCCTGCCTGAAAGAGCTGCAAAACAG GTATTCTGAATACGACCCAGATGAACCCTCAGACCCGGAGTCCTCTGACGTGTCGTGGCGCGAGGAGGAGCAGGCGTCCCTGCGACAGTCCCTCCGCACCCTCCAGACCCAGTTTGCCAGCGAGCGCGCTCGGAGGGAGGAGGCGGAGCGAGAGGCGGAGCTGCTCGCCGGTGAGAACGCAGcgctggagcagcagctggcGGGGATGAAGGCGTGTCAG GAACGAGTGTCTGAGCTGGAGCGTGAGGCCGAGGAGCTGCGTCAGCTCTGGAAATCAGAGTCCTCCACAAGATCCACCAGGTCCAACCTGCTGCACGGGCTGCTGTCTGACTCGATGCTCCTCAACCCGGAGGAGGAGAACGAAGGGGAGGCGGCAGCTAAAAGCCCCCGGGCCCTGAAGCGATGGGACAGCGAGCGTCTGATAAAGTTGACGCAGATACCCGACTCTCCCGACAGGATCTACGACCACGAGTGTTCCTGCGTGCGCCGAGCCGAGGTGGTGAAGTATCGCGGGATCTCCCTGCTCAACGAGGTGGATGCCCAGTACAGTGCCTTGCAGGTGAAGTACGATGAGCTGCTGCGCCGCTTCCACCTGGGGCTgcaggacgaggaggaggaggaggagcaggacgGGCAGACCCACAAGTCCGTCCAGACCGCATCCCTCGCCTCCGCTTGTCCAGCTCTAGCAGACATGGAGGACTTTGAGGATGACTTTCACCAGCCGGAGTACAAGGAACTTTTTAGGGAAATTTTCTCCCGCATTCAGAAAACCAAAGAGGACCTGATTGAAAACAGAGGGAGACCCTCGGCTGGTGGAGTGATGCCTATTTTGCAttag